The Lathyrus oleraceus cultivar Zhongwan6 chromosome 5, CAAS_Psat_ZW6_1.0, whole genome shotgun sequence genome includes the window TGGGTTCATTACTTGCTGGTGCTAAGTTCCGTGGAGATTTCGAAGAAAGGCTGAAAGCTGTCCTAAAGGAAGTTACAGCATCAAATGGGCAAATAATTTTGTTTATTGATGAAATACACACTGTTGTTGGTGCAGGTTGGTATTTGTTTTTGTTCTCAGAGCTGTACAAGTTATAATCTCAATATTGAGAATATCGTGCACTTTCTATTTGCTAAGACACAATATAAGTATAACCATTCACATGCATTCACCTAATCGCTTATGCTTTCAGGATAGTTGCTTCATGATGTCATGGTATTAAATCCTCTATAACTCAGTAGTCTAGAGTTTGATCCACTCATCCCCTTTTCTCTAATAAAATAGTTGAGTTTTAGACTTCTAGCACAATATAGGTTGCTCCATCTACTTGCTAAGAACACATGTCTTCAACTAACTGCTTAAACTTTTCAGATAATTGGTTGGAGTAGTACACTAGTCATAACCACCTACCTTCTGTGCACTCCTCCCCAAGTATAATAAACGTTTGATAACTGTTCTTGGTTATAATATTCAATTAATGAGTATACTAATTGATCTATTCCCTCAAAGCAACTGACTGAAAAAATAATGCAGTAAACAACTGTCTGCACTCTATAATCGATATTCTAATCAGTTAAATATCAAATATTCTGTTTCTAAGTTTGTACATTTGCCTTTGATGATTGCCTTCACTTTTAACAAGATTGGCGTGACGTTCTGATTGATTAAGCATCGTCCACCCTAGTTCTGTTCCAGCTCTGCAATTAACTAATAAGTAATATGGTGTTTTTGGTCATTTGGTTAACTAATAGGAGCTACAAGTGGTGCAATGGATGCTGGAAACTTGTTGAAGCCAATGCTTGGAAGAGGGGAACTTCGATGTATAGGAGCAACTACATTGAATGAATATAGAAAATACATTGAGAAGGATCCTGCACTTGAGCGTAGATTTCAACAAGTATTTTGCTGTCAACCATCTGTTGAAGATACAATATCCATTCTCCGAGGGTTGCGTGAGCGTTATGAATTGCATCATGGAGTCAAAATATCAGACAGTGCACTTGTTTCAGCTGCAGTCCTTGCAGATCGATACATCACGGAACGCTTCCTACCAGACAAAGGTAGGTTTTGACTCTAGCATTTATATGACAAGAGTTGAGTTATTATAACAGTTTATTTTTCTGTTCACTTTACTAATTTGGATTTTTTTAATCCTACTAAAATAACAAGCTTTTCATAATGAAAAGAAAGAGAATTTCTCTCGCATCCCCCCCTCTCTCTTAAGCCTTCAGATCTTTGTGGTTATTATGTTCTAGAAGTTAAAACTAGTCACCTGATGTCATCAGGTAGGAAAGTTTTCTGGTTGATATGTTTATTCTGATACATAATTAAATTTCTTCCTTTAGCTATTGATCTTGTCGACGAAGCCGCTGCGAAACTGAAGATGGAGATCACCTCTAAGCCTACAGAATTGGATGAGATAGATAGAGCGGTCTTGAAACTGGAGATGGAAAAACTCTCTTTGAAAAATGACACTGACAAGGCTTCTAAAGAAAGATTAAGTAAGCTTGAAAATGATTTGAGTTTACTTAAACAGAAGCAGAAAGAATTGGCAGAGCAATGGGACAGTGAAAAAGTTTTAATGACTCGGATAAGATCAATTAAAGAAGAGGTAATATTTGGTTTTTGTGTCGCCATTATTATAAATCCTGCTCTCCTTCTCTCGTCATCACTCCATAAATTTATGGTTCTTACATGTTTTAACCATGTTTAGATTGATAGAGTCAACCTAGAGATGGAAGCTGCTGAGCGTGATTATGACCTGAACCGTGCCGCTGAGCTCAAATATGGAACTTTGATGTCCCTTCAGCGCCAATTAGAAGAAGCTGAAAAAAATCTAGTTGACTTCCAAAACTCTGGACAATCTTTTCTTCGTGAAGAGGTCACCGACCTTGATATCACTGAGATTGTAAGCAAATGGACTGGTATACCACTATCAAACCTCCAACAAACAGAGAGAGAAAAGTTAGTTTTGCTGGAACAGGTTCTTCATAAGAGGGTGATTGGTCAGGATATTGCTGTAAAATCTGTGGCTGATGCAATACGCCGTTCAAGGGCTGGATTGTCTGACCCAAACAGACCAATTGCAAGTTTTATGTTCATGGGTCCGACCGGTGTTGGCAAAACTGAGCTTGGAAAGGCTTTGGCCAATTACTTGTTTAACACAGAAAATGCTCTTGTTAGAATCGATATGAGTGAGTACATGGAGAAACACGCTGTTTCACGTTTAGTTGGGGCTCCACCTGGTTATGTTGGTTATGAAGAAGGTGGTCAGCTAACTGAAGTGGTCCGCAGAAGACCCTACTCTGTGGTACTATTTGATGAAATAGAAAAAGCACATCACGATGTCTTCAATATTTTGTTGCAATTGCTGGATGATGGACGGATTACTGATTCTCAAGGAAGGACTGTTAGCTTCACAAATTGTGTTGTGATTATGACTTCAAACATCGGCTCCCATTACATACTTGAAACCCTTCGCAGCACACAGGATGACAAAAGTGCAGTTTATGATCAGATGAAAAGGCAAGTTGTTGAGTTGGCTAGGCAAACATTCCGCCCAGAATTCATGAATCGAATTGATGAGTATATAGTTTTCCAGCCTTTGGATTCCAATGAGATCGGAAAAATAGTGGAGCTTCAGGTAATTTCTGTGCTCATATTACCTTTATCAACCTCATTATCTTCTTTCCTTTCTTTGGAGTCTGAAAATTTTATAGTAATTTAATATTTATAAGGACAACTTATTCTTTTATCAGAGTAGAAAATGTGGAGTGAAATAGTTGGTTTTggtgtttttatttttataactttATCTTGTAAACGAAAATTTCAGATATCCTACTCTAATAGGAGAACAACACTAACAGCACCATTAGAATAATATCTATGTTCTGTCATTTTCTTAAGTCTCTGTGTAGAAAGTAGAAACTACTCTAGGATCTTGGTAATGGGATTGGAAAAAGAGACTGTATCTTGTGAAACGCTTTATTTGATTCTTGTTTATGGCTGAATATGTATGTTAATATATGTTTTCTGATCTGCTGCAGATGGAACGTGTGAAGTACAGGCTCAAACAGAAGAAAATTGATCTTCATTACACACAAGAAGCTGTTAATCTTCTTGGTGTATTGGGTTTTGATCCTAATTTTGGGGCAAGACCAGTTAAAAGAGTAATACAACAATTGGTAGAAAATGAAATAGCTATGGGAGTTTTAAGGGGAGATTTCAGAGAAGAGGACTCAATcattgttgatgctgaagaaaCTTCATCAGGCAAAGAACGCTCCTCCATAAAGAGGCTGATTATTAAGAAGCAGGATAGCCTTGTTGCTGATGCAATGGTTGCCAATGATTAATGTCTTATACATTCACTTATATAAAAGTAGGTTCTTATTGTTAGGAATTTGTCAATCAGTACCTGATCAATAGTTCAACAcccttttttttttctattttaaaaattaaaatcagtttttgttttgagttttaaagttttttttaatataaaatcAGTTGAGttataaaattttaaaatcaaaattatttttaaatatgaacataaaaataaatatttgtgacaaatataattttttttattaaatggATGTAACGGTTAGTCTAGAGTTCAatgataatttttttttatatatattttataatacATTGATGTAAACAAGTTTTTTATGtttataaattaataatttttttataaaattaagtttaaaatattacaaatatataatataattGTAACTGTAGTTGTATATATCAGTGGTGATGGATGTGTAATGGAAGGTTTGGATTGGGTATTATAGCTAGCATTCAATTGTGGTTTTAATAAAGGAAAATTTCTTTACGTATCTCATAAGTTTTTTTTAGCCGCCACGGGATAAGAGGAAGAAAAATCGATGTTGAACCATAAAATCATGTTGTTGAGATGAATTAACCAAAAAACCATGTTGCCGAGGTGAATGAACCAGTTTGGTCATGGAAAAAATGTTGTGCAGCATTTTTCTAGAAATATTGCAAAATTGTGTCTTAACCAGGATCAAGTCGGAAGATCATATGAATGTGTTGTACACAGCAAAAAGGAATAGAGATGAGAAGTATATTGGGCAAGGCTGGTACATGTTTGCCAAGGATAAGAGGTTGAACAAAGGTGAGATACTGAGATTTATTGTAACTTCTCCACCAGACACACTGCATGTGTATCGAATGAATCCTTGACAAGTGGAGGATTTAGAAGGAAGCGTTGAAGTGAGTATTTTGTACGATAACAATCAAAGTTAAGGTTTATCGACTAATTGTATTGGTTTTTTGGATGCTTAGTAGCAATGATGTAATGGTTTTTATTCTAGAATATCCCATGGCATATAATTCTGAATTTGAAAGTAGGGCTTTTTGGTAATGTCTTTCGTCGTATAAAGTTGTTAAAGTATTGACATGTTCATGCTCATATAAAATATCACTATATGATATGTCTTCACTCGGTGTTATATAATATTTTTACCATGCGTGCTGGTTATTTATGGGATAGTTTGTTTTTAGTttaaaaaaaatggattttttctttttatttttgaaaatggattttataaaaatattttttaaaatattaaaagtttttttaaatttgttttttataaattaaaagattgaattgttcattctataacataaatacatattattgaagatcaaaacatagtcaaaatcacaattttttcaaaaagttgtatcttaaaaatgatttttatgaaaagctatttAAAATAGCTTTAAAATTAAGTGATTTCTTAAAAATTTGATATCCAAATTTTTTTTCGATAAAATATCTcaaataacattttaagaataactattcaaaccaatttttcatttgaagcttttatgaaaaaTTTCTTTATAAAATTTTTTTTTATACTAAAATATGTAAcattataaaaattattttttaaaaaaggCAAAATAAACGGGTCCCAATATAGGatgaaaaaaatgattttgaaagTTGAAAGAAATTCATATCAACTGAGCTTGGATAAAATCGTACAACATTATGAAGTGATAAGTCAAGTGTAAATTACAATATAAAAAGGCACCAACAAGTGATGGAGATACACGTGTTGCAGAGCAAAAATGCCTTTAGCTGCTTTTAGATTCTATTAGATACACTGCATGTGaataatataatatttaaaaGTTAGATTGAAAAAGGCAGTCCAACAGAAAGCCATAACACAAGAGTCCAAAAGGGCAGTAGGGCATGCATCCAAAAGCTTTTTCTCCAATTCCACAATACTGTTGATATTAGTTTTGGGCATTTCTACGTTGCAATCCCGGAGTTCTTTTTAATTTGGATCACTCACTTGATCCATGGGGAACTGGGGTGATAGGTTCAAGTTGATGAGTGGAAATTAATTCCAAATCCTGAGATGAAAATAACTTTAGTGATGGTTGTGAAACATATAAATAAGTATGCATTACTTATTAAGAAGATGAATACTTACAACCACAATATTATATTCCTCCTCAATCGTTGGTTCGTCAAAGATTTGTTTGATCTAAATGATGAGGAAATCAATACGAGTAATGTATTTACGAAGGATGAAAtatatataattgtatatttaATACATGTGATAAGGATTTCACAGTAGTATACTTGATATGAGTTTGAATTGTTAAGATCTACATATTTTCTATTGGGAGGGGCTAATGGGATGACGTTTAGACGTTATTTCCAAATCCTGAAAGGGAAGTAAAAGTAGAAGATGGAAACAATTTTAGTTTGCAAAAGATGAAGAACTTATAAATAAGAAAGCAGTTGATCTGGTCTACTAATTTATAGGAACACTTAGACCAACAACATCCCCAATCGTTGCTTGGTCGACAATCGTTGCTTCATTGACATTTTCTTTGATCTAAATGTTATAGATGAATACATGGATTAATATTAAATAATGACATATAACTTTGCAGAGATAAATTCCATAAATGAGTTGGGATTGTTAACAGTCGGAGAATCTGGGTACTCAAATAATTTGTTGACATCTTCTAGTGTGGTTTCTCAAGAACGACGTAGTTGCCGAATTGTATTTTGATCTTCGAGGAAGGAAGGATAGGATTGAAGAAGTTTGCCATCTAGATTGCCACTTAAGTTTGAAAGCCA containing:
- the LOC127087773 gene encoding chaperone protein ClpB4, mitochondrial — protein: MATRKAPKLTKSVIAAVTASRTKPPLTRSLSAPLFNGSFHHHASDNARIPLSRSRIMHGTTNVTSAKFLSHSFTRNFHASNPSRRSAGASQIAQSEFTEMAWEGILGAVDAARVNKQQIVESEHLMKALLEQKDGLARRIFTKAGLDNTSVLQATDNFIAQQPKVTGDTSGPIVGSHLSSVLDNSQRHKKEMGDEYVSVEHLLLAFHSDKRFGQQLFKNLQLSEKTLKDAVQAIRGSQRVTDQNPEGKYEALDKYGNDLTELARRGKLDPVIGRDDEIRRCIQILSRRTKNNPVIIGEPGVGKTAIAEGLAQRIVRGDVPEPLMNRKLISLDMGSLLAGAKFRGDFEERLKAVLKEVTASNGQIILFIDEIHTVVGAGATSGAMDAGNLLKPMLGRGELRCIGATTLNEYRKYIEKDPALERRFQQVFCCQPSVEDTISILRGLRERYELHHGVKISDSALVSAAVLADRYITERFLPDKAIDLVDEAAAKLKMEITSKPTELDEIDRAVLKLEMEKLSLKNDTDKASKERLSKLENDLSLLKQKQKELAEQWDSEKVLMTRIRSIKEEIDRVNLEMEAAERDYDLNRAAELKYGTLMSLQRQLEEAEKNLVDFQNSGQSFLREEVTDLDITEIVSKWTGIPLSNLQQTEREKLVLLEQVLHKRVIGQDIAVKSVADAIRRSRAGLSDPNRPIASFMFMGPTGVGKTELGKALANYLFNTENALVRIDMSEYMEKHAVSRLVGAPPGYVGYEEGGQLTEVVRRRPYSVVLFDEIEKAHHDVFNILLQLLDDGRITDSQGRTVSFTNCVVIMTSNIGSHYILETLRSTQDDKSAVYDQMKRQVVELARQTFRPEFMNRIDEYIVFQPLDSNEIGKIVELQMERVKYRLKQKKIDLHYTQEAVNLLGVLGFDPNFGARPVKRVIQQLVENEIAMGVLRGDFREEDSIIVDAEETSSGKERSSIKRLIIKKQDSLVADAMVAND